The Diorhabda sublineata isolate icDioSubl1.1 chromosome 6, icDioSubl1.1, whole genome shotgun sequence genome includes a window with the following:
- the LOC130444956 gene encoding protein ENL: MSLTILLEIGHDASLRSKTTSEGFTHDWEVFVKGQNGADIHYYVEKVVFYLHETFPNPKRVVKDPPYSLRTSGYAGFKLPIEIHLKNNQEPKRIKFNYELYLQPTGPPIHRVQKEKYTFFNPSEEFRVKLLKGGAVEGGGSNIENSINRGMSIEKNQMTSKPKLSGSDIPKKHKMKLEEPRTTDFENLFGPPIKKTTKIPELPKTKEPPTIKPPNVDKCIDKEKNDKTKSNKNTHKDKEKPKEKSDSLDKRNKEERKKFKDEKSKDRERSKEKSSKKEREKSPAIKPRSPTPKRSPKRDASPVPIQKHSSSKEKDTNKDEKKDKDRDRDKKEEKKSKKDKRDHKESKHKDRDRDKDHRDHKNKESKSREKESNVIKQNETSPIPPPTQNTHKTDKKPKEKEQIKEQPKEEEKVEKSEKVEKIKNELEERQKHKHKKKDRKEKKDEKHSKKEDKKIEKAPNSISTLKDVQVKEEKPITAPPNRQVDKNNLFGSPKSDSPSTPKETEVKVENNSLFLREDESSNDSVKLSSKEASPAPRIPSKSPSPPPPPEPVKKPEPEKKKEPSPKKKEKKERKKDKKIDKEKDEKRKKRKSDPTTTVEEEPPEKINKIEEAAVNSDEESKVSSTEDTTPVVVPPKSECDMDMLRELQRKIMSLKDNADLQRVVQLIAETGQYEVSAHTFDFDLCLLDRSTVRQLQDFFSTIS; this comes from the exons ATGTCCTTAACCATTCTATTGGAAATTGGGCATGATGCCTCTTTAAGATCTAAAACTACTTCAGAAGGATTTACTCACGATTGGGAAGTTTTCGTTAAAGGACAAAACGGAGCAGATATACATTATTATGtagaaaaagttgttttttatttgcatgAAACGTTCCCAAATCCAAAACGAG ttgTTAAAGATCCTCCATATTCATTAAGAACATCAGGTTATGCTGGATTCAAATTACCCATAgaaatacatttgaaaaataaccaaGAACCAAAAAGGATAAAGTTCAATTATGAGCTCTATCTTCAACCGACTGGTCCTCCAATACATAgagttcaaaaagaaaaatatactttttttaaccCTTCAGAAGAATTTCGAGTTAAACTATTAAAAGGTGGAGCGGTG GAAGGTGGTGGtagcaatattgaaaatagtataaatagaGGAATGTCCATAGAGAAAAATCAAATGACTAGCAAACCAAAATTGAGTGGTTCAGATATACctaaaaaacacaaaatgaaaCTAGAGGAACCGAGAACGacggattttgaaaatttattcgggcctccaattaaaaaaactactaaaataCCCGAACTTCCGAAAACCAAGGAACCTCCAACTATCAAACCTCCAAATGTTGACAAAT GTATCGATAAAGAAAAGAATGATAAAacgaaatcaaacaaaaatacacacaaggacaaggaaaaaccCAAAGAAAAATCGGACAGCTTAGATAAGAGaaacaaagaagaaagaaaaaaattcaaagatgAAAAGAGTAAGGATAGAGAAAGATCAAAAGAGAAAAGTTCGAAAAAGGAAAGAGAAAAATCACCGGCGATTAAACCAAGAAGCCCCACACCAAAAAG atCTCCGAAAAGAGATGCTAGCCCAGTTCCAATACAAAAACACAGCAGCAGCAAAGAGAAGGATACGAATAAAGATGAGAAAAAAGATAAAGATAGAGACAGGGATaagaaggaagaaaaaaaatcgaaaaaggATAAACGGGACCACAAAGAAAGCAAACATAAAGATAGAGATAGGGATAAAGATCATAGAgatcacaaaaataaagaaagtaaATCGAGGGAAAAAGAATCAAATGTTATCAAACAGAATGAAACTAGTCCCATTCCCCCACCTACACAAAATACGCACAAG ACTGATAAAAAGCcaaaagaaaaagaacaaattaaGGAACAACCGAAGGAGGAAgagaaagttgaaaaatcagaaaaagtGGAGAAGATAAAGAACGAATTGGAAGAGAGACAAAAACACAAACACAAAAAGAAAGATCGCAAAGAGAAAAAAGATGAGAAACATTCCAAAAAGgaagataaaaaaatcgagAAGGCGCCAAATTCGATTTCCACTTTGAAAGATGTTCAAGTCAAAGAAGAAAAACCTATTACGGCACCTCCCAATCGACAAGTGGATAAGAATAATTTGTTTGGCAGCCCAAAGAGTGATTCACCATCGACTCCCAAAGAAACTGAAGtgaaagtagaaaataattcacTATTTTTGAG ggaGGATGAATCATCTAATGATTCGGTTAAACTGAGTAGTAAAGAAGCATCTCCCGCTCCTCGTATACCTTCAAAGTCTCCATCACCACCTCCGCCACCTGAACCGGTTAAAAAACCCGAACCAGAGAAGAAGAAGGAACCGTCGccaaagaaaaaggaaaaaaaggagAGAAAAAAG gataagaaaattgacaaagaaaaagatgaaaaaagaaaaaaacgaaaaagcgATCCTACTACTACGGTGGAAGAAGAACCGccggaaaaaataaataaaatagaagaagcagCAGTAAATTCTGATGAGGAAAGTAAAGTTTCAAGTACAGAGGATACGACGCCGGTCGTTGTTCCACCGAAAAGTGAG tgtgaTATGGATATGCTTCGAGAATTGCAGAGAAAAATAATGAGTTTAAAGGATAACGCCGATCTCCAACGGGTGGTTCAATTGATCGCCGAAACTGGTCAATACGAAGTATCGGCTCATACTTTCGATTTCGATCTTTGTCTTTTAGACAGATCGACAGTGCGACAGTTACAAGACTTTTTTTCGACGATATCGTAG
- the LOC130444958 gene encoding protein prenyltransferase alpha subunit repeat-containing protein 1 produces the protein MKSNLYIFEMTDDNAMSSRILNTIEAIVKNDRVLDFEIIPVEDNSTNKSPVVYEHYHLGLESWCTKHVYRYACSELFKKRPLLAKKRLSYSEMERLDNFLIGVLLINPDVTTFWNMKRELVECGILKEQDELKFSKIVLTYKAKSNEVFSYRKWLIKRLLEKTPTADWDNPITLMLDEFAVIHMASSKAPNNYHSWNHRIWCMENIASHHPTISRIVKSELEYSHQWIYSHMSEYAGYNYRQYLILLVKRHKGIVETFNSFYVAVRGKDYDSIVDFATYLLGKTDNSEVLENITSYVNYICILLYDNTRTIPKLNCWPPVRESLFNHKKFVVYHLVKVIYEYHGLNIRSRFYTRGSELAKGTDNVTRSNTILTSAHVKIDKKSCPTSYLPRPVVWSRINETRLFNCIIDQESDFFIKNFDNSNLIRYRNWFICILGFKLDFYEFAPME, from the exons atgaaaagtAATCTGTATATTTTCGAAATGACAGATGATAATGCTATGTCTAGTCGAATTTTAAATACCATTGAGGCAATAGTTAAAAATGATAGGGT acttgattttgaaattataccAGTAGAAGATAATTCTACAAATAAATCTCCCGTCGTATACGAACACTACCACTTGGGTTTAGAATCTTGGTGTACAAAACATGTATACCGATACGCCTgttctgaattatttaaaaaacgacCGCTTTTAGCCAAAAAGAGATTATCTTATTCCGAAATGGAAAGGctcgataattttttaataggAGTACTATTAATTAACCCCGATGTTACTACGTTTTGGAATATGAAGAGAGAATTAGTAGAGTGTGGTATATTAAAAGAACAAGACGAATTAAAATTCAG TAAAATTGTATTAACGTATAAAGCAAAATCGAATGAAGTATTTAGCTATAGAAAATGGTTAATAAAGAGGTTACTTGAGAAAACACCAACAGCTGATTGGGATAACCCAATAACATTGATGTTAGATGAATTTGCTGTTATTCATATGGCATCTTCTAAAGCCCCTAATAATTACCACAGCTGGAATCACAGGATTTG GTGTATGGAAAATATCGCATCTCATCATCCAACTATCAGCCGCATTGTCAAATCTGAACTAGAATACAGTCATCAATGGATATACAGTCATATGTCGGAGTATGCTGGTTATAATTACCGCCAATACCTTATTTTATTAGTGAAAAGACACAAGGGTATCGTGGAAACGTTCAATTCTTTCTACGTAGCTGTGAGAGGAAAAGATTATGATTCCATTGTGGATTTTGCAACGTATCTTTTGGGAAAAACCGATAATTCGGAAGTTCTAGAAAATATAACTTCTTACGTGAATTATATATGTATTCTGTTGTATGATAACACTAGGACTATACCTAAATTGAATTGTTGGCCCCCCGTACGCGAATCattatttaatcataaaaaattcgTAGTTTATCATCTCGTTAAAGTAATATACGAATACCACGGACTTAATATTAGATCGAGGTTTTATACAAGAGGTAGCGAATTAGCTAAAGGAACGGATAATGTTACTCGTTCCAATACTATATTAACATCGGCACAcgttaaaattgataaaaagtcTTGTCCTACTTCTTATTTACCTAGACCCGTCGTTTGGTCTAGAATAAACGAAACACGGTTATTTAATTGTATAATCGATCAAGAAtcggatttttttattaaaaatttcgataataGCAATTTGATCAGGTACCGAAACTGGTTCATATGTATACTCGGTTTTAAACTGGATTTTTATGAATTTGCGCCGATGGAATAG